CCATGGCGCGGAATTCTTGGTAACGTTACCCATCTAAGCCACGGGAGCCTATGGATTCCAGAAAGCCCGCCATCCTCGTCGTCGACGACGAGCCCGCCATCGTCAGTAGCATCATCCGCTCCCTGGAAGACGACTACGAATGCCTGGGGGCGGCCAATGCCGCCGAGGCCCGCAAGCTTTTCGACGGCCGCGAGATCACCTGCATCCTTTCCGATCAGCGCATGCCGGGCGAGTCCGGTTCGGAGCTTCTGGCCTGGGTGAGGCGCACCCATCCCGATACCATCCGCATCCTCATCACCGGTTTTTCCGATTTCGATTCCGTGGTGGCCGCCGTGAACGACGGCCAGATCTACCACTTCCTGCATAAGCCTTGGGAGCCCATCCATCTGGAGGTGGTCATCCGGCAAGCGGTGCAGATGCATCAGCTCACGGGGGAGAACCGCCGCCTGCACGCGGAATTGCAGGCCCGCAATCAGGTCCTGGAACGGGAGAACCTCACGCTCAAGGCGGGCACCATCCAGGAGGCGGCCGCCTTCCGCGATCTGATCGGCGTCTCGGCGCCCATGCAGCGCCTGAAGGATAAGTTGCAAGCCCTGCTGAATTCCCAGAGCACGGTGCTGGTGACCGGCGAATCGGGTACGGGCAAGGAATTGGTGGCGCGCGCCCTGCACTTCGCCGGCTCCCGCAAAGACAAATCCTTCATCGCCCAGAACTGCGCGGCCCTTCCGGAATCGATCCTGGAAAGCGAACTGTTCGGCCACGTGAAAGGCGCCTTCACCCATGCCACCGAGAACCGGGCCGGCATCCTCGAGGGCGCCCATGGCGGCACCCTTTTCCTCGATGAGGTGGGCGACATGTCCCTCGGCATGCAGGCCAAGCTGTTGCGTTTCCTGCAAGAGGGCACCTTCACGCCGGTGGGCGGCCGCATCGAGAAGAAGGTGGACGTACGCGTCATCGCCGCCACCCACCGCGACCTCGAAGCCATGGTGAAGGACAAGACCTTCCGCGAAGATCTCTATTACCGCCTGGCGGTGGTTCCGTTGCGTACGCCCGCCCTGCGCGAACGCCGGGACGATATCCCGGTCCTGGCCGAGCATTTCCTCCGCAAGAAAGCCGCCAAGTTCGGGCGCCCGGCCCCGCGCCTCGCCCCCGAAACCCTGGCGCGCCTCGCCGCGCACAACTACCCGGGCAACGTGCGCGAGCTCGAGAATGCCATCGAATACGCCCTCAACATGGTGGGCGACCGCACCGTGGTGCTGCCGGAAGATTTGCCGGATCGGATCCAAGGCGCGCCGGGACCCGCGGCCCCCGCTGGAACCGCCGCCACGGCGCCCATCGCGCAATTGCCCAAGGACCTGATGCTGGACGAAGCGGTGATGGCACTGGAAGTGGAGTGGATCAACCGCGCCATGCAAGCCAGCGGCGGGAACATTTCCCAATCGGCCCGGGCCTTGGGCTTAAGCCGCCAAGGCCTCCAC
This sequence is a window from Fibrobacterota bacterium. Protein-coding genes within it:
- a CDS encoding sigma-54-dependent Fis family transcriptional regulator, with the protein product MDSRKPAILVVDDEPAIVSSIIRSLEDDYECLGAANAAEARKLFDGREITCILSDQRMPGESGSELLAWVRRTHPDTIRILITGFSDFDSVVAAVNDGQIYHFLHKPWEPIHLEVVIRQAVQMHQLTGENRRLHAELQARNQVLERENLTLKAGTIQEAAAFRDLIGVSAPMQRLKDKLQALLNSQSTVLVTGESGTGKELVARALHFAGSRKDKSFIAQNCAALPESILESELFGHVKGAFTHATENRAGILEGAHGGTLFLDEVGDMSLGMQAKLLRFLQEGTFTPVGGRIEKKVDVRVIAATHRDLEAMVKDKTFREDLYYRLAVVPLRTPALRERRDDIPVLAEHFLRKKAAKFGRPAPRLAPETLARLAAHNYPGNVRELENAIEYALNMVGDRTVVLPEDLPDRIQGAPGPAAPAGTAATAPIAQLPKDLMLDEAVMALEVEWINRAMQASGGNISQSARALGLSRQGLHNKLAKYGIKGDGAADAA